The following are from one region of the Cervus canadensis isolate Bull #8, Minnesota chromosome 21, ASM1932006v1, whole genome shotgun sequence genome:
- the COPS7A gene encoding COP9 signalosome complex subunit 7a gives MSAEVKVTGQNQEQFLLLAKSAKGAALATLIHQVLEAPGVYVFGELLDMPNVRELAESDFASTFRLLTVFAYGTYADYLAEARNLPPLTEAQKNKLRHLSVVTLAAKVKCIPYAVLLEALALRNVRQLEDLVIEAVYADVLRGSLDQRHQRLEVDYSIGRDIQRQDLRAIARTLQEWCLGCEVVLSGIEEQVSRANQHKEQQLGLKQQIESEVANLKKTIKVTTAAAAAATSQDPEQHLAELREPAPGTNQRQPSKKASKGKGLRGSAKIWSKSN, from the exons ATGAGTGCCGAAGTCAAGGTGACAGGGCAGAACCAGGAGCAATTTCTGCTTCTGGCCAAGTCCGCCAAGGGGGCAGCGCTGGCCACACTCATCCACCAGGTGCTGGAGGCCCCTGGTGTCTACGTGTTTGGGGAACTGCTGGATATGCCTAATGTTAGAGAG CTGGCTGAGAGCGACTTCGCTTCCACGTTTCGGCTGCTGACGGTGTTTGCTTACGGGACGTACGCTGACTACTTAG ccgAAGCCCGGAATCTTCCCCCACTGACAGAGGCTCAGAAGAATAAGCTTCGACACCTATCGGTCGTCACCTTGGCTGCCAAAGTCAAG TGTATCCCCTATGCAGTGCTGCTGGAGGCGCTGGCCCTGCGCAACGTGAGGCAGCTAGAAGACCTGGTCATCGAGGCTGTGTACGCCGATGTGCTGCGCGGCTCCCTGGACCAGCGCCACCAGCGGCTGGAGGTCGACTACAGCATTGGGCGGGACATCCAGCGCCAGGATCTCAGGGCCATCGCCCGGACCCTACAGGAGTG GTGTCTGGGCTGCGAGGTGGTCCTGTCAGGCATCGAGGAGCAGGTGAGCCGGGCCAACCAGCACAAGGAGCAGCAGCTGGGCCTGAAGCAGCAGATCGAGAGCGAG GTCGCCAACCTGAAGAAAACCATTAAGGTTACAACAGCCGCAGCAGCTGCGGCCACGTCTCAGGACCCCGAGCAGCACCTGGCTGAGCTGAGGGAGCCGGCCCCGGGCACCAACCAGCGCCAGCCCAGCAAAAAAGCCTCCAAGGGCAAGGG GCTCCGAGGGAGCGCCAAGATTTGGTCCAAGTCGAACTGA